TTCTCTATTTCttacatatattattaatttattcaaaaattacttATTAAGAATTTTCCagcaaattgtttttttttttaaagtgtattttttttttcactttctttgttggaaatatattgaaaatataattCAATATTTGAACATGAACTTGTTTTTAAAAATCCTGAATTATTCTagaaaatttcatttcatattttcaCTTAGCATGTTGAATTTAGTGTTGAGACAATTGGAATGGTACAAGAGAATTCCCATTTCTCTttgaattttctttccttttttttctttcatcaTTATCATTTTTCACCTAAACCTAACTTCTTCAAAACAAACAGGCTCCATTTTTTCTTATATTCAAAGCTATGGCAAGCaaatattaaatttgaatttatttaggattaaaattttattattattattattattattattattattattattattataaaaaacccATCTTTAATATTTTATGGCACAAACTTTGAATAGGTCACAGCCTCTGCAGGTGATGGTTTCTGGATAAACTAATCCTTTACCTAATCCACTACTGACCAAATCATTGTTTTATTCAACATTATAACTCGATATCATAGTGATCAATAGGCAAAATAAAAAGTAAACGCACTTTAATTCCAACAGCAGACCTCCATGTATGTCATGTCTATAAAAAAATGTCAACATACACTTTAAATAAATATCTAGATattttttcctatatatattctcACGTGAACTTTGCATTAGATGAATCCTTGGCAATGGCTAGCCTTAAATTTATACACTTCCTTTCAATTATTATCCTCTTGACCATCACCGCTGGTTCAGGATGCGCCATGGCGTCGCTGCCAGCAGTCAAAGGTGCTTATTGGCCTTCATGGTCTGAAACATTTCCACCATCTGCCATAGACACAAGCTTATTCACTCATATCTACTATGCTTTTCTCATGCCAAATAATGTTACGTTCAAGTTCGAAATACCCGATTCGACTGCTGCTCTCCTTCTCAATTTTGCAACCACACTTCACCATAAAAATCCGCCGGTGAAAACCCTCATCTCTATTGGCGGAGGAGGAGCTGATCCTCCTATGTTTGCTAGGATGGCATCAGAGGCAAAGTCACGTCAGGTGTTCGTAAATTCAGCTATCGAAGTAGCAAGAAAATTTGGGTTTGATGGGCTAGATCTTGACTGGGAATTCCCTAAAGATCCAAAAGAGATGCAAGACTTGGGCCATTTGTTTAAAGATTGGCGTGATGCTATCCAAAAGGAGGCTAAGTCCACAAAAAAGCCTCCTCTGCTGCTCACGGCGGCCGTTTACTTTTCCGTCGAGTTCTTATGGGATGAGATATACCGAAAGTTTCCAGTGGAACCAATGAAAAACAATTTGGACTGGATTAATGTAATGTGTTATGATTATCGCGGTTCGTGGGATACAACAGCCACAGGAGCCCAAGCTTTATTGTATGATCCAAAGAGTAATATAAGCACAAGCTATGGGCTTACGTCATGGACAAGGGCCGGAATGCCTAAGCACATGGTTGTTATGGGCCTGCCATTATATGGGAAGACTTGGAAGCTCAAAGACCCAAATGTAAATGGAATCGGAGCCCCGGCGGTCGGGGTTGGCCCGGGAGACGACGGTGTGCTGATTTTTTCCGAGGTGGTGAAGTTCAACAAGAAGAATAGAGCAACAGTGGTGTATGATGCGGAAACTGTATCTACATATTCATATGCTGGATCAACATGGATTGGGTATGATGATACCGTGTCCACCACTACTAAAATAGGATTTGCTAAGGCTCATGGGCTTCGTGGGTATTTTTTTTGGGCCATTAGCTTTGATGATGAGTGGGAAATCTCAACACAAGGTAAATTCAGAATCCTACTTCATTTCCCTTCTTGttcagtaattttttttttttatatagctTTCATTATGGTGATGTTGACAAAGCATTTTTTGCAGCTTCAAGGGCATGGACTATTTGATGAATTATATTGAAGATTGGGAGATGGTATAATTTCAAGTTTCCTAAGGGTTGATTAGAGATTAATTCAAGCaaatggttatgaatggaaatttaaatatcatcttttttttttttttttaattgtgtgCAATTGTTAAATTTACTCTCATAAAAGTCTACAACGTTGATAAATTAGTATTAGTAAAGTGTTTTCCTGGGGAAAGATTGTGTAAATTACTCAAACACCACTATTTTATATAGAGGGTGAGACTCAAATCTTTCAATCTTTCTATTATTTAGATGGTGTTTGCACTGATAGGGGGAGGGGGCTGGGAGTTGCCATGGCCCCCTAACTTtgtgaaaaataaaattacacatgTATTTTTATGATTGAAAATTTGTtacaagtatatatatatatgtatcatGTTACTTTGGCTCCCTCTAAAGATAAATAACTCAGTTATTGGGGGTttgatttaatatataaaaattagctTATAAACACTTGTGCT
This is a stretch of genomic DNA from Hevea brasiliensis isolate MT/VB/25A 57/8 chromosome 12, ASM3005281v1, whole genome shotgun sequence. It encodes these proteins:
- the LOC110651197 gene encoding class V chitinase CHIT5b, coding for MASLKFIHFLSIIILLTITAGSGCAMASLPAVKGAYWPSWSETFPPSAIDTSLFTHIYYAFLMPNNVTFKFEIPDSTAALLLNFATTLHHKNPPVKTLISIGGGGADPPMFARMASEAKSRQVFVNSAIEVARKFGFDGLDLDWEFPKDPKEMQDLGHLFKDWRDAIQKEAKSTKKPPLLLTAAVYFSVEFLWDEIYRKFPVEPMKNNLDWINVMCYDYRGSWDTTATGAQALLYDPKSNISTSYGLTSWTRAGMPKHMVVMGLPLYGKTWKLKDPNVNGIGAPAVGVGPGDDGVLIFSEVVKFNKKNRATVVYDAETVSTYSYAGSTWIGYDDTVSTTTKIGFAKAHGLRGYFFWAISFDDEWEISTQASRAWTI